The DNA window AGAAAGTGCCCGCCGAAACCACCGCTGAGGAGGCGGTGCGCATCGCGAGCCGGACGCTCACCCGCGGCGAAGAGGAGTTCAAAGCCGCGGCGACGCTGGCCGGCAAGGGCAGGACCGAAGAAGCGATCAAGGAATTTGAACGGCTGCGGCGCGAGTATCCAAAGACCTGGATTGACCGGGTGGCGGAGGAGCGTCTGGAGAAGCTCCACCATGCTGACGCGCGATGACTCGACGCGCGCGAACCGGTCTTTTTTTGCTGCTCTGCGTGCTGCCGTTCGGGTTCGGTCCGAAAGCAGGTGCCGCCGAGCGTTTGCGCCTGATCATCGAGACCGACGCCGGCGGCGACCCGGACGATGAACAGTCGCTCGTGCGCTTTCTTCTCTACGCGAACGAATGGGACGTCGAAGGCATCATCGCCAACCGGCCGCGCGCGCGCGACGGCGAAAACAAAAATCCCGAGCGCACCGGCCCGGGCATCGTGCGGCGTCTGCTGCGCGCCTACGGCGAATGCCATCCAAACCTGAGCAAGCACGACCCGCGTTACCCGACGTTGAAACATCTGTGGCAGCGCACTGTCCCCGGCGACAACGACACACAGGAAGCCGTGAATCTGATCATCACTGCCGTTGATCGCGACGATCCGCGCCCGCTCTGGTATTCCGATTGGGGCTCCGACCACGGCGCCGCGACGAACAACCTGCGCCGCGCGCTCGACAAGGTGCTTCACGAACGCGGTCGCGCCGGTTACGCGGCGTTCAAGAGCCGGCTGCGGCTTTCGTCAGCCGACGCGTTCGGAGATCACACTTCGAAGATTGACCCGCCGTTTCCGTTTTGGGTGGACACGTTCCATCCCGAACGCGACGGCAAGCGCTGGTATCATCGCTTCTCCGCGTTGACCGCGAAGGCCGGAGGATTCGACCTCGTTCGTGACTGCCTCACCGGCCACGGCCCGCTGGGCGCCATGTATCCGACGAATACGACACACTGGCAAAAGGAAGGCGACACCATGACGTTCCTTTATCTGGTGCCGACC is part of the Candidatus Angelobacter sp. genome and encodes:
- a CDS encoding nucleoside hydrolase-like domain-containing protein; translated protein: MTRRARTGLFLLLCVLPFGFGPKAGAAERLRLIIETDAGGDPDDEQSLVRFLLYANEWDVEGIIANRPRARDGENKNPERTGPGIVRRLLRAYGECHPNLSKHDPRYPTLKHLWQRTVPGDNDTQEAVNLIITAVDRDDPRPLWYSDWGSDHGAATNNLRRALDKVLHERGRAGYAAFKSRLRLSSADAFGDHTSKIDPPFPFWVDTFHPERDGKRWYHRFSALTAKAGGFDLVRDCLTGHGPLGAMYPTNTTHWQKEGDTMTFLYLVPTGMNDPDQPTWGSWAGRYGMNTNFPNARYFWANQLDAWNGATNRDNILARWAGAIQNDFKARLDWCVKDFAQANHPPAPRMKGEPARTAASSATVQLDASESSDPDGNSLHFHWFHYPEPGSYRGGRIEVQNSTSAKASFVAPKVSSTQTAHFILAVSDDGSPPLTRYRRVVVTFMPPNGTSK